The proteins below come from a single Halomonas binhaiensis genomic window:
- a CDS encoding response regulator transcription factor produces MRALLVEDDPLLGDGLKTALEREGYAVDWFQQGGNALEALKREPFSVMVLDLGLPDMDGLDVLSEVRRSGSLPVLILTARDAIDQRIRGLDAGADDYVLKPFELQELLARLRVIRRRAAGRASQTIHLGRLSIDEASHQVTWQGQAVELSRREFALLAELAHQPGQVLSRPRLESLLYGWGAELESNALEVHVHHLRKKLDRSLITTVRGIGYRLNIEAVETP; encoded by the coding sequence ATGCGTGCACTTCTCGTCGAAGACGATCCACTACTCGGAGATGGCTTGAAGACGGCTCTCGAACGAGAAGGATATGCCGTGGACTGGTTTCAGCAGGGCGGGAACGCCCTGGAGGCCCTCAAGCGAGAGCCTTTTTCGGTCATGGTGCTGGATCTTGGCCTGCCCGACATGGATGGACTCGATGTGCTGAGCGAGGTGCGTCGCAGTGGCTCCCTGCCAGTGCTGATCCTCACTGCCCGCGATGCCATCGACCAGCGAATTCGTGGCCTGGACGCTGGTGCTGATGATTATGTCCTCAAACCCTTCGAGCTGCAGGAGCTTCTCGCCCGCTTGCGCGTCATCCGTCGCCGTGCTGCAGGACGTGCCTCACAGACCATCCACCTTGGCAGGCTGAGTATCGACGAGGCCAGCCATCAGGTGACCTGGCAAGGGCAAGCAGTAGAGCTCAGCCGCAGAGAGTTCGCCCTGTTGGCAGAACTGGCCCATCAACCTGGCCAGGTCCTCTCGCGCCCCCGCCTGGAAAGCCTGTTGTATGGCTGGGGAGCAGAGCTGGAGTCCAATGCGCTCGAAGTGCATGTCCACCACCTGCGCAAGAAACTGGATCGTTCCCTGATCACGACCGTACGAGGCATCGGATATCGGCTCAACATCGAAGCGGTGGAAACCCCATAG
- a CDS encoding circularly permuted type 2 ATP-grasp protein, producing the protein MSRVDWQQYCSNEFYDELMAAPGMPREAARMLCDVLAGFAPSELAERKTAAEIAIRTMGITFTVYSEGSMIDRAWPFDIVPRIIPADEWRRTEAGLVQRVEALNLFIDDLYHDQKVIKDGVLPAEVLAKSVNFRPQCVGIDPPHGVWAHICGSDLVRGDDGTLYVLEDNLRIPSGVSYMLENRNVTKRVLPELFSSGRILPVDDYVPQLYDMLVSMSPRHSDDPQVVVLTPGIYNSAYYEHAYLAQQMGVQLVQGSDLMVDGDDVVYMRTVRGLTRVDVIYRRIDDDFLDPEAFRKDSVLGVPGLMRAWRSGNVALANAPGAGVADDKVVYAFVPELIRYYLDQEPLLANVPSYLCMREEDRRYVLDHLDQLVVKPANESGGYGMLMGPHATREEREAFAERIKADPRNYMAQPMLKLSTTPTLFDGRPEPRHVDLRPFILSGQGSTYVTTGGLTRVALNKGSLVVNSSQGGGSKDTWIVETEMVETGVVEPGLAETRLTETGGY; encoded by the coding sequence ATGAGCCGAGTCGACTGGCAGCAATATTGCTCCAACGAGTTCTACGATGAACTGATGGCGGCGCCGGGTATGCCTCGAGAAGCTGCGAGGATGCTATGTGATGTGCTGGCTGGATTTGCCCCCAGCGAGCTGGCGGAGCGCAAGACCGCCGCTGAAATTGCTATCCGCACCATGGGCATTACTTTCACAGTCTATTCCGAAGGAAGCATGATCGATCGGGCATGGCCCTTCGACATTGTTCCTCGGATCATTCCAGCTGATGAGTGGCGACGAACAGAGGCAGGTCTTGTCCAGCGTGTTGAAGCCCTCAACCTGTTTATCGACGATCTTTATCACGATCAAAAGGTCATCAAGGACGGAGTGCTTCCTGCCGAAGTCCTGGCCAAGTCGGTCAATTTTCGCCCTCAGTGCGTGGGCATCGATCCACCGCATGGTGTGTGGGCGCATATCTGCGGCTCTGACCTGGTCAGGGGAGATGATGGCACACTCTATGTGCTGGAGGACAATCTGCGCATTCCATCGGGCGTGTCCTACATGCTGGAAAACCGCAATGTGACCAAGCGTGTGCTGCCTGAACTGTTTTCCTCGGGGCGGATTCTTCCTGTGGACGATTACGTGCCACAGCTATACGACATGCTGGTCAGCATGTCGCCTCGTCATTCAGATGACCCCCAGGTAGTGGTTCTGACTCCTGGTATCTACAACTCGGCCTATTACGAGCATGCTTATCTGGCCCAGCAGATGGGTGTGCAGCTGGTGCAGGGTTCGGACCTGATGGTGGATGGCGATGATGTGGTCTATATGCGCACAGTGCGTGGATTGACCCGGGTCGATGTGATCTATCGTCGTATTGATGATGATTTCCTGGATCCTGAGGCCTTTCGGAAGGATTCTGTGCTCGGTGTGCCGGGACTGATGCGGGCCTGGCGCAGCGGTAATGTAGCCTTGGCCAATGCTCCTGGAGCGGGCGTGGCAGATGACAAGGTGGTGTATGCATTTGTCCCGGAATTGATCCGCTATTATCTGGATCAGGAGCCATTGCTTGCCAATGTGCCGAGCTACCTGTGCATGAGAGAGGAAGATCGGCGCTATGTGCTCGATCATCTCGACCAGCTGGTGGTCAAGCCTGCCAATGAGTCGGGCGGTTACGGCATGCTGATGGGACCACATGCAACCCGGGAGGAACGAGAGGCTTTTGCCGAGAGGATCAAGGCGGATCCACGCAATTACATGGCCCAGCCCATGCTCAAGCTGTCGACGACACCCACCTTGTTTGATGGTCGGCCAGAACCGCGCCATGTTGATCTGCGCCCGTTCATTCTTTCTGGACAGGGTTCTACCTATGTCACGACAGGTGGTTTGACTCGGGTGGCGCTGAACAAGGGCTCCCTGGTGGTCAATTCCTCACAGGGTGGCGGCAGCAAGGATACCTGGATTGTCGAGACGGAAATGGTCGAGACAGGAGTGGTCGAGCCAGGATTGGCTGAGACAAGGCTGACCGAGACGGGAGGGTACTGA
- a CDS encoding GNAT family N-acetyltransferase, with protein MIDIVEDDLSRPEMVAMIQAHLENLAELSQGSPPESRHALGIEQLKAPEVTLWGAWEGSLLIGCVALKALSPAHGEIKSMRTAPEHLRRGIASLMLHHVIDQAHARHYHRLSLETGSQPGFSAARAFYLRHGFTTCAPFGNYVEDPNSVYMTKHLSPSH; from the coding sequence ATGATAGATATTGTTGAAGATGACCTGAGCCGGCCGGAGATGGTGGCCATGATCCAGGCCCACCTGGAAAACCTTGCCGAACTCTCGCAGGGCTCTCCTCCCGAAAGCCGGCATGCCCTGGGTATCGAGCAGTTGAAAGCTCCAGAGGTCACGCTATGGGGAGCCTGGGAGGGGAGCCTGCTAATAGGTTGCGTGGCATTGAAGGCACTCTCGCCAGCACATGGTGAGATCAAGTCGATGCGCACCGCGCCGGAACATCTGCGCCGAGGCATTGCGTCTCTCATGCTCCACCATGTGATCGATCAGGCTCATGCCCGCCACTACCACAGACTTAGCCTGGAAACAGGTTCTCAACCGGGTTTCAGCGCAGCAAGAGCGTTCTACCTGCGGCACGGCTTCACTACCTGTGCTCCTTTCGGCAATTACGTCGAGGACCCGAACAGCGTCTATATGACCAAGCACCTCTCTCCAAGCCACTGA
- a CDS encoding glycosyltransferase family 2 protein — protein MMTHIELSVLIPAHNEAGNLPALLDEIALALSGITPVITPVINYEVLVMDDGSSDDTWSLLVQRAQHDKHLRPLRHSHSAGQSTSVWQAAQLARGTWLATLDGDGQNDPADIPALMQAAIDEDAVLVGGHRVVRQDTKLKLLSSRIANNIRRRLLDDDSPDSGCGIKVIRRDAFLSLPYFDHMHRFLPALIHAQGGKCLARPVNHRERGTGQSHYGLGNRLWVGIVDLMGVMWLKRRSRLPALVTGIEDSELLRGESEAVTQAHEESVAAHVVSSRMEALKG, from the coding sequence ATGATGACCCATATTGAGCTTTCTGTCCTGATTCCTGCCCATAATGAAGCCGGTAATCTTCCCGCATTGCTGGATGAAATTGCCCTGGCATTGTCAGGTATCACCCCGGTCATCACCCCGGTCATCAACTACGAAGTACTGGTGATGGATGATGGCTCCAGTGATGACACGTGGTCACTGCTGGTGCAACGTGCACAGCACGATAAGCATCTGCGTCCGCTGCGTCACTCCCACAGTGCAGGCCAGAGCACTTCTGTCTGGCAGGCTGCTCAGTTGGCGAGAGGGACCTGGTTGGCCACTCTGGATGGTGATGGCCAGAATGATCCTGCTGATATCCCGGCACTCATGCAGGCGGCGATCGATGAAGATGCCGTGCTGGTCGGCGGCCATCGAGTGGTACGCCAGGATACGAAGTTGAAGCTGCTGTCATCTCGTATCGCCAATAACATTCGTCGCCGCTTGCTCGACGACGACTCTCCCGATAGTGGTTGCGGAATCAAGGTGATTCGCCGTGACGCTTTCCTCTCATTGCCTTATTTCGATCATATGCATCGTTTTCTGCCTGCCCTGATCCATGCTCAGGGAGGCAAATGCCTGGCTCGCCCCGTCAATCATCGAGAGCGTGGTACAGGCCAGTCGCATTATGGCCTGGGCAATCGCCTGTGGGTGGGTATCGTCGATCTCATGGGGGTGATGTGGCTCAAGCGGCGTTCACGCCTGCCTGCCTTGGTCACTGGCATCGAGGACAGCGAGCTTCTTCGGGGTGAGAGCGAGGCAGTGACGCAAGCGCACGAAGAGTCCGTTGCTGCACATGTCGTGTCTTCTCGCATGGAGGCCCTGAAAGGATGA
- a CDS encoding lipid-A-disaccharide synthase N-terminal domain-containing protein has product MTVTVWMIIGFAGQALFSARFLVQWIASEKAKRSVVPTAFWFLSLAGGVTLFAYALHRRDPVFILGQGTGLLIYLRNLVLLRRHKCSQQEPA; this is encoded by the coding sequence ATGACGGTCACTGTGTGGATGATCATCGGCTTTGCCGGGCAGGCGCTCTTTTCTGCACGTTTTCTGGTCCAGTGGATTGCCAGTGAAAAGGCCAAGCGCAGTGTGGTGCCTACGGCATTCTGGTTTCTCAGCCTGGCAGGTGGGGTGACGTTGTTTGCCTATGCGCTGCATCGCCGCGATCCTGTCTTCATTCTGGGACAAGGTACCGGTCTGCTTATCTACCTGCGCAACCTGGTGTTATTGCGCCGACACAAATGCAGCCAGCAAGAGCCTGCCTGA
- a CDS encoding transglutaminase family protein has translation MPRYRLRHTTRYRYTEPATLSRNEARLTPRTLSYQRVEDIRLEVLPTPEYQSQYLDAFGNVVSLFNVNAPHDTLDVTMHAWITTLPRPEPPVGKMTWEECRDRLAQEHYAQSQGALPFLQDSTFIRRCQALADWLAPCLTPGRDLVEMADALNRRIFEEFTYDPSFSTLETTSLEVIQHKRGVCQDYAHLAIAALRSVGLAARYVSGYLETAPPPGQPRLIGSDASHAWFSVLIPEWGWLALDPTNGTRASEQHPVLSWGRDYADVAPLKGVVTGGGMQTLEVEVDVIPEDEVAALGL, from the coding sequence ATGCCCCGTTATCGCCTGCGTCATACCACTCGCTATCGTTATACCGAGCCCGCAACCCTGAGCAGGAACGAGGCACGGCTGACACCACGTACGCTTTCCTACCAGCGTGTCGAGGATATACGTCTGGAGGTCTTGCCGACTCCCGAGTACCAGTCACAGTATCTTGACGCTTTTGGCAATGTCGTCTCACTGTTCAATGTCAATGCTCCCCACGACACCCTTGATGTGACCATGCACGCCTGGATCACCACCCTGCCACGGCCCGAGCCCCCTGTGGGAAAGATGACCTGGGAGGAATGTCGTGATCGCCTGGCGCAGGAACATTACGCGCAAAGCCAAGGTGCGCTGCCATTCCTGCAGGATTCCACCTTTATCCGGCGCTGCCAGGCACTGGCAGATTGGCTGGCACCCTGCCTGACCCCAGGTCGAGATCTTGTCGAAATGGCGGATGCACTCAACAGACGCATCTTCGAGGAGTTCACTTACGACCCGAGCTTCAGCACGCTGGAAACCACCTCGCTGGAGGTGATTCAACACAAGCGCGGGGTGTGCCAGGACTACGCACATCTGGCCATTGCAGCCTTGCGTTCCGTGGGTCTGGCCGCACGCTATGTCAGCGGCTATCTCGAGACTGCCCCACCACCTGGACAGCCGAGGCTGATCGGCTCCGACGCGTCCCACGCCTGGTTTTCCGTATTGATTCCCGAATGGGGCTGGTTGGCTCTTGATCCCACCAATGGCACCCGGGCCAGCGAACAGCATCCTGTACTCAGTTGGGGACGCGATTACGCCGATGTCGCCCCGCTCAAGGGGGTTGTCACCGGGGGCGGCATGCAGACGCTAGAAGTGGAAGTGGACGTGATTCCCGAGGATGAGGTTGCTGCTCTGGGATTGTAG
- a CDS encoding alpha/beta hydrolase: MHLSKRHEQGHSHTSETVGHSAGDSDDGTQLPLPQGAVEIAFSSAGTTCRGWHFPPAGFAPQEDAIDSSALATLVMAPGLGGIIDGGLPGYATRLSQAGYRVVGFDYRYFGRSNGKPRQLLTIRDQLKDWAAAIAFAQHLSPASPLVLWGTSFSSAHVMTLAAEHHDVAAVIAQNPMLDGMASVWAKSKHDGPGSILKLSQVAIEDWLRGRVGMQPRYIPIAAEPGQLAALDTDDALEGITALAPETFDNRMSARVLLTLGLYRPIRGVHRIRCPVLLQLCLRDTVTPIAPGYRAATRLGNRATLCTYDAGHFDIYEGNLLDAVVSDQIAFLDRVLTQATPPTSAEQPPAE; encoded by the coding sequence ATGCATCTGAGCAAGAGACATGAGCAAGGCCACTCACATACCTCGGAAACCGTTGGCCATAGCGCGGGTGACAGTGACGATGGTACCCAGCTACCGCTACCGCAGGGGGCCGTGGAAATCGCCTTTTCCAGTGCAGGCACGACATGTCGTGGTTGGCATTTTCCACCAGCTGGATTCGCCCCCCAGGAAGACGCTATCGATAGCTCCGCACTTGCGACCCTGGTCATGGCCCCTGGACTCGGCGGTATCATCGATGGCGGCCTGCCCGGTTATGCCACGAGACTTTCCCAGGCCGGTTATCGAGTCGTCGGTTTCGATTACCGCTATTTCGGCCGCTCCAATGGAAAACCACGCCAGTTGCTGACCATTCGTGATCAGTTGAAGGATTGGGCCGCCGCCATTGCCTTTGCTCAGCACCTGTCCCCTGCCTCACCTCTGGTGCTATGGGGAACTTCTTTCTCCAGTGCGCATGTGATGACGCTGGCTGCCGAGCACCACGATGTTGCCGCCGTCATCGCACAGAACCCGATGCTGGATGGCATGGCGTCGGTATGGGCCAAGTCGAAACACGACGGCCCCGGATCAATCCTGAAGCTGAGCCAGGTCGCCATTGAAGACTGGCTGCGAGGCCGGGTTGGCATGCAACCGCGTTATATTCCCATCGCTGCCGAACCCGGACAGCTGGCAGCCCTGGATACCGATGATGCCTTGGAAGGAATCACCGCCTTGGCACCGGAGACATTCGACAACCGCATGTCGGCCCGTGTACTGCTTACCTTGGGCCTTTATCGCCCCATCAGGGGGGTGCACAGGATACGCTGCCCAGTCTTGCTGCAGTTGTGCCTGCGAGACACCGTGACGCCCATCGCACCGGGTTATCGCGCGGCCACCCGACTGGGCAACCGCGCCACACTATGTACCTACGATGCCGGCCATTTCGATATCTATGAAGGCAACCTGCTGGACGCAGTCGTGAGCGATCAGATTGCCTTCCTGGACAGGGTGTTGACCCAAGCTACGCCGCCGACATCTGCAGAGCAGCCTCCAGCGGAGTAA
- a CDS encoding alpha-E domain-containing protein translates to MPMLSRVAENLYWMARYVERAEDTARLVNVTNHLMLDLPRRQPLMWSAVVDITGGSEDFANLYDQPNDRNVMQFLCADQRNPGSILSALAQARENLRTTRDVVPREVWEATNQLYMTACAQSEAGLGHGRSELFLKQIISGCQMMRGLVEGTLSYGTARTFMVLGRQIERADMTTRILDVRSGSLLSRGPDDIRPFEHLQWMSVLKSLTAYQMYRQHVRLRVRATDVLTFLLQDQNLPRSVTRSLWDASRALMSLPRHERALAAVTQVRADVAEADVGGLVRSPEGLHDFINDLQIGLGDLHDAIRRTYFTPLEAALQMSAA, encoded by the coding sequence ATGCCGATGCTTTCACGTGTAGCCGAGAACCTGTACTGGATGGCTCGTTATGTCGAACGAGCCGAAGATACGGCTCGTCTGGTCAATGTTACCAATCACCTGATGCTGGATCTGCCGCGGCGTCAGCCGTTGATGTGGTCTGCGGTCGTTGATATCACAGGGGGAAGCGAAGATTTTGCCAATCTCTATGATCAGCCCAATGATCGTAATGTGATGCAGTTCCTGTGTGCCGACCAACGCAATCCGGGCTCCATTCTGTCGGCCTTGGCTCAAGCCCGTGAGAACCTGCGTACCACCCGGGATGTGGTGCCGAGAGAAGTATGGGAAGCCACCAACCAACTGTACATGACAGCCTGTGCACAGTCTGAAGCCGGCCTGGGCCATGGACGCAGCGAACTGTTTCTCAAACAGATCATCAGTGGCTGCCAGATGATGAGGGGATTGGTGGAAGGTACCTTGAGCTATGGCACTGCACGTACCTTCATGGTGCTTGGACGTCAGATCGAGCGAGCTGACATGACAACCCGAATTCTCGATGTGCGCTCGGGCAGCCTATTGTCGCGGGGACCGGATGACATTCGTCCTTTCGAGCACCTGCAATGGATGAGTGTGCTGAAATCCCTGACGGCGTATCAGATGTATCGCCAGCACGTGCGCTTGCGGGTACGGGCCACGGATGTCCTGACCTTTCTGCTGCAGGACCAGAACCTGCCTCGCTCTGTCACGCGCAGTCTCTGGGATGCTTCCAGGGCATTGATGTCCCTGCCTCGCCATGAGCGAGCCCTGGCGGCAGTGACTCAAGTGCGTGCGGATGTGGCCGAGGCTGATGTGGGCGGGCTGGTGCGCTCACCGGAGGGGCTGCATGACTTCATCAATGACTTGCAGATTGGTCTGGGTGACCTGCACGATGCAATCCGTCGGACGTACTTTACTCCGCTGGAGGCTGCTCTGCAGATGTCGGCGGCGTAG
- a CDS encoding ArnT family glycosyltransferase has protein sequence MLSSCFATRPRRLLAWAVLVVFATILLSLGLGWRDPWPADEPRFALNAIEMLVTGDFWIPHRGGELYADKPPIFMWASALSIWLTGSLRIGFLLPTLLAGLGTLALTVDLVRRLYGNRVAWLSGLALLATLQFVLQAKTAQIDMMLTFFTTLGAYGVMRHVLLGPARWWWRIGFAAMGAGILTKGVGFLPMALFPAWGWLAYKGQAHRVSLRQWLEGGGCLLAVVLAWGIPMVMITTFGDDPSLAAYRDNILFKQTGQRYANSWAHLKPWYYYIVEVLPWAWMPLVLALPWALPNWWRRIRRQDARLILPLSALVLIIVFFSLSPGKRGVYMLPTTPLVVMTLAPLLPGLLRHRLTNICAFGTTLVLGILLLVASILGFIHIGALQKLAHDYGITPWWDWLVLGGVAIALAVLMRPRRGMLACTLFLWLVWGWWSTLGYVWMDPHRSPRDMMAVVDEQLGPQGELAMLDFSEETLLHAHRPTVHFGDHTPVDEQVPRAMAWLAENPGKRWLLVEEGDFDSLECGDLNHGVDLGLQNSSLWKLIPGTAFSGCPADANAAPLYLAPTSLPGSGAETYF, from the coding sequence ATGTTGTCATCATGCTTTGCTACGCGCCCTCGTCGCCTGCTGGCCTGGGCAGTTCTGGTGGTGTTCGCCACTATATTGCTGTCTCTGGGGTTGGGCTGGCGTGACCCCTGGCCTGCGGATGAACCTCGCTTTGCCCTCAACGCCATTGAAATGCTGGTAACAGGGGATTTCTGGATTCCTCATCGTGGTGGCGAGCTATACGCGGACAAGCCGCCGATCTTCATGTGGGCTTCAGCGTTGTCGATCTGGTTGACGGGTTCTTTGCGCATAGGGTTCCTGCTACCGACCTTGCTGGCCGGGCTTGGAACCCTGGCACTGACGGTGGATCTGGTGCGCCGTCTGTATGGCAACAGGGTCGCCTGGTTGAGTGGGTTGGCACTGCTGGCCACTCTACAGTTTGTGTTGCAGGCCAAGACGGCCCAGATCGACATGATGCTCACCTTCTTCACTACCCTGGGCGCTTATGGTGTGATGCGCCACGTCTTGCTGGGGCCTGCACGCTGGTGGTGGCGAATCGGCTTTGCTGCGATGGGAGCCGGTATCCTGACGAAGGGCGTCGGCTTTCTGCCGATGGCATTGTTCCCGGCCTGGGGGTGGCTGGCATATAAAGGGCAGGCCCACAGGGTCAGCCTGCGCCAGTGGCTGGAAGGAGGGGGCTGCCTGCTGGCTGTGGTGCTGGCCTGGGGGATACCTATGGTCATGATCACGACCTTCGGTGACGACCCGAGTCTGGCGGCCTATCGTGACAACATCCTGTTCAAGCAGACGGGCCAGCGCTATGCCAATTCCTGGGCGCATTTGAAGCCTTGGTACTATTACATCGTTGAAGTGTTGCCCTGGGCGTGGATGCCGCTGGTGCTGGCGTTGCCATGGGCGCTGCCCAACTGGTGGCGGCGCATCCGGCGCCAGGATGCGCGATTGATCCTGCCACTGTCAGCGCTGGTGCTGATCATCGTGTTCTTTTCGCTGTCTCCGGGCAAGCGTGGCGTCTATATGTTGCCCACGACACCTCTTGTGGTGATGACCCTGGCGCCTTTGCTGCCAGGTCTGCTGCGTCATCGTCTCACCAACATCTGTGCCTTCGGCACGACTCTAGTGCTGGGCATTCTATTGCTGGTCGCCAGTATTCTTGGCTTCATACATATAGGCGCCCTGCAAAAACTGGCTCATGACTATGGCATCACGCCATGGTGGGATTGGTTGGTGCTGGGTGGAGTCGCCATTGCTTTGGCAGTGTTGATGCGGCCACGCCGTGGCATGCTGGCCTGTACCCTGTTCTTGTGGCTGGTATGGGGGTGGTGGTCGACCCTGGGGTACGTGTGGATGGATCCACACCGTTCACCTCGAGACATGATGGCGGTGGTGGATGAGCAACTCGGACCCCAGGGTGAGCTGGCGATGCTCGACTTCAGTGAGGAGACGTTGCTCCATGCCCATCGACCCACGGTACATTTCGGAGACCATACTCCAGTGGATGAACAGGTGCCGAGAGCGATGGCCTGGCTCGCCGAGAACCCTGGAAAGCGCTGGCTGCTGGTAGAAGAGGGAGACTTCGATAGCCTTGAATGTGGCGACCTCAATCATGGAGTCGACCTGGGTCTGCAGAACAGCAGCCTGTGGAAACTGATACCAGGAACGGCCTTCTCTGGATGTCCGGCCGATGCCAATGCAGCTCCCCTGTATCTGGCACCGACATCACTGCCAGGCTCCGGTGCCGAGACGTACTTTTAA
- a CDS encoding ATP-binding protein codes for MNSIRRYLFRTLALSLALITVLSVTATYLITNHELEEILDAQLSLTAREIMSFLPDQPTPLDYRRLAERLDQGDASARLYPASGITSQTSVHLPSARLYHHEERKLTIGLWDNQARPLVVGPRWHSSDESIAAPQSEGFSWIEYQGKRWRSLTVFDAQSDLWLRLGIEYHFLEEIVERVALNHLWPMLLLLPLALAMMLYLIRRGLDPIHQLSRQVHDRNADDLSRITLPVPQELHDLRSALNEFIVRLDKTLERERRFTADAAHELRTPLAAMKIHLDNAEAGERDALPKAQRGIARLQRVVDQLLTLARVDRKQFADWQHLDLRPLLFELVAESWPLAEARQQQLHMHDIPSVYIDGNAVELGILIRNLLDNALRYTPDGGRIDVALHQDNSGTTLTIQDSGPGIPEDQLTTVTERFRRASDQSTTGSGLGLSIAMALAARHGAILSLTNAERGGLIVRLTWPSAQMS; via the coding sequence ATGAACTCGATTCGTCGTTACCTGTTCCGCACTCTGGCGCTGAGTCTGGCCCTGATTACTGTGCTGTCAGTCACGGCCACTTACCTGATCACCAACCACGAACTGGAAGAGATTCTTGATGCCCAATTGAGCCTAACCGCCCGGGAGATCATGTCCTTCCTGCCTGACCAACCCACGCCACTGGACTATCGACGTCTGGCAGAACGACTCGACCAAGGTGACGCGTCTGCCCGGTTATATCCAGCATCCGGTATCACGTCACAGACCTCCGTACATCTCCCTAGCGCGCGCCTGTATCACCATGAGGAGCGCAAGCTGACAATCGGCCTGTGGGACAACCAGGCCAGGCCATTGGTGGTCGGTCCCCGTTGGCACAGCAGTGATGAGTCCATTGCTGCCCCGCAGTCAGAAGGCTTTAGCTGGATCGAGTACCAGGGCAAGCGCTGGCGCTCTCTTACGGTATTCGATGCACAGAGCGACCTGTGGTTACGCCTGGGAATCGAATATCACTTTCTCGAGGAAATCGTCGAACGAGTGGCTCTGAATCATCTATGGCCCATGCTACTGCTGTTGCCCCTGGCGCTAGCCATGATGCTGTACCTGATACGCCGCGGCCTTGATCCTATCCATCAGCTTTCGCGCCAGGTCCATGATCGCAATGCCGATGATCTCAGCCGCATCACACTCCCGGTGCCCCAGGAGCTTCATGACCTGCGCAGTGCACTGAATGAGTTTATTGTCCGCCTGGACAAGACCCTGGAGAGAGAACGTCGCTTTACCGCCGATGCAGCTCATGAGCTGCGCACACCTCTGGCTGCGATGAAGATCCATCTCGACAATGCAGAGGCAGGTGAGCGTGATGCCTTGCCCAAGGCTCAACGCGGTATTGCACGCCTGCAACGGGTCGTCGATCAGTTACTGACGTTGGCCAGAGTCGATCGCAAGCAGTTTGCTGACTGGCAGCATCTCGACCTGCGACCCTTGTTGTTCGAACTGGTCGCTGAGTCCTGGCCACTGGCCGAAGCTCGCCAACAACAACTGCACATGCATGACATTCCTTCGGTATACATCGACGGCAATGCCGTGGAGCTGGGCATCCTGATTCGTAACCTGCTGGATAACGCCCTGCGCTACACCCCCGATGGAGGCCGCATCGATGTAGCCCTGCACCAGGACAACAGTGGCACCACCCTGACAATCCAGGACAGCGGCCCGGGCATTCCTGAAGATCAGTTGACGACAGTCACCGAGCGCTTTCGCCGCGCCAGCGACCAGAGCACCACAGGCAGTGGCCTGGGCCTGTCCATCGCCATGGCCCTGGCGGCCCGGCATGGTGCCATATTGTCTCTGACCAACGCCGAGCGTGGCGGGTTGATCGTCAGACTGACCTGGCCCAGCGCTCAAATGTCGTGA